GCAAAGTTACTGCAAATTTTAGATAAAACAAAAAAAAATCCCAGCAATCTTTGACGATTACTGGGATTTTTCTAATTTATTGAATCTTTACGCATTCACTGCCACTGAAATCCAGTCGAAGACGAATGAGCAAATACCGAATGCTACGATACCTACTGTGCAGATAGCAAGCGCCAACTTGGTTGAGCATGCGCTCTGGAATGTAGGAAGCGGATTATCGCTGTGCTTGATGAACATTGCCTTCACGATGAGCAGGTAGTAGTACAAGCTGATAACAGTGTTTACCAATGCGATGAATACTACACCGTAAGCCCAGGCGCCCAATGTGGTGTGGATGTCGTGAGTTCCAACCGCTGCCATGAACACGAAGAACTTCGAGAACATTCCGGCAAATGGAGGAATACCACCCAATGAGAACAATGCCAAAGTCATCAGGAACGCCAGACGTGGGTTGGTCTTGTACAAACCATTGTAGCTGTCCATCTGAACAGTACCGTTGTTGTGCTCCTCAATAGATGAGATGATGGTGAAGACGCTCAGGTTGGCTACTACATAAATCAATACATAGTAGGTCAGGGCGCTCACGCTCATCGCTGAGTTACCTACCACAGCCAACATAATGTAACCTGCCTGAGAGATAGAAGAGAATGCCATGAAACGCTTCAGGTCGCTCTGACGGATGGCAAACAGGTTGGCGATAGTGATAGAAAGTACAATCACGATGTAAAGCAACACGGTCCAGTACTCTACCATTGGCTGGAACACCTTCATCAGGATGGCGCAGAGTGTGAACGCTGCAGCACCCTTAGAAACTACTGACAGATAACCAGTAACAGTAGTTGGTGCACCCTGGTATGAATCGGCTGTCCAGAAGTGGAATGGAACCAAGGAAATCTTGAAGCCCAGACCACTGAAGAAGAATACCATACCGGCAATGGTCAATGGTGATGCTGAAATCACATGAGCCATATCGTTGAAGTACAAGGTTCCGCAAGCTGCATAGAGCAGAGAAATACCATAGATCATCACACCACTAGAGAAAGTAGCGGTCAAAACGAACTTAGCACCTGCCTCAGCAGAATTGTGACGGTACTTATCAAAGGCTACCAAGCAGGCCATTGGCACAGATGCCATTTCGAGACCGAGGAAGAACAGGAGGAAGTGGTTGGCACTTACCATCATGTTCATACCCAGCAAGGTAGAGATAATCAACATATAGAACTCACCCTCCTTGAAGGCTGTGTCCTTACGGCTCAACCACTCCTTAGCCTGTACCATCACGATGAGGGTACCCAGAGCCAGGATAGTCTTCAACACACCGGCAGCAGGACCAGTGGTGTACATGCCGCCAAATGCCTCTGAGGCTTCTGTAGGGAAGATGTTGAAGGCGATGTGAGCCACCATCAAGAGACATACCAGAGGATTGAACCACTTACGGTCTGCGCTCTTGGAACTGCAGAAGTCAGCAATGAAAGTGATCAACAGAACTATCATCAAGGTAGCTTCTGGAATCATATTTAAAAATTGACTGTAATTCATTTCTTCTGATATTTATTACATGATTACACTAAAGATAGGACCTACGGCGTCCATGATAATCTCCTCTGCCCAGAGTGGGAACATACCGAGACCTGCAACGCAGGCAATCAGACCTGCTACAGCGATACGCTCGTCCCAGGTAGCATCGTGAAGCTTCTCCAACTTTGGATTAGGAACCTTCTGATAAAGGATCTTACCAACACAACGCAAGATGTAAACCGCTGTTACTACGATTGAGGTACATGCGATGATGGTACATACACGATGGAATGTATCTGCATTCTGGAATGAACCTACGAAGATGGTCATCTCGGCTACGAAACCTGAGAAACCTGGCAAACCGAGGTTAGCCAAACCAGCTACTGCATAACCTACTGAGAGGAATGGGATAATCTTCATCAAACCACCCAGGTAACGTACGTCACGTGTACCAGCCTGATGGTAAATCATACCGATAACGGCGAAGAAGAGGGCGGTCATCAAACCGTGAGACAACATCTGGAGGATTGCACCAGTAGCGGCTGTCTCGGTCATCATACAGAGAGCGAAGAGCACCATACCACAGTGAGATACTGATGAGTAAGCGTTGATGTACTTCAAGTCGGTCTGTACACAAGCTGACAAAGCACCATATACGATAGAGATGGTAGTCAGCACGAGGAACACCTTGATCCAGAATCCGTGAGTAGCAGCTGGCAAGAGGAACATGGCGATGCGGAAGCAACCGTAACCACCAAGCTTCATCAATACACCGGCGTGCAACATAGATACGGCTGTTGGCGCACTTGCGTGACCATCAGGAGACCATGTGTGGAATGGGAACAGGGCACCAAGAATACCGAAACCGATGAAGAGCAATGGGAAGAACACGTTCTGCACGCTCTCTGGAATCGCATGAGCACCATTGGTATGGTGAGCGATATCGAGGATTTCGAAGGTCTGAGCACCACTGTAGAAGTAGATTCCCAGGATACCGATAACCAAAAGGGCTGAACCACCCATCAACATCAAAGTCAACTTCATGGCTGAATACTCCTTTGCACCACTACCCCATACACCGATGAGGAGGTACATTGGAATCAGCGCTACCTCGTAGAACATGAACATGGTGAACATGTCGATAGAGATGAAGAAGCCATATACACCGATGCTCAAGAGGGTGAACCAGAGGAAGTATTCCTTCTTCATTGGCTCCATCTGCCAAGAGGCAAATGTTCCGGTGAACACGATGATGGATGTCAAGAGAATCATCACCACTGAAATACCATCCACACCGAGTGAATAGTTAATGTGCAATGGCTCAAACCAAGGCACACAGTAGGTGAAGAGCATCGGAGCTTGGTCGGCTGGCATTGTCTCACGAGCTTCGAGAAATGCAAACACCAAATAGATGGAGAGTGCGAGCAGTACGCTGGCACCGGCTACCATCACACCACGAACCTGCTTGTCGTTGCGTGCCAACCAGAGGCCGAGCAACATCAGGAGTGGTACTATGACGAATATACTTAAATTCATTTCTTTTCTATTTACTTAATTGTGAGACTTTCATTAAAGAAGTGCGAGCAGGCACAATGTCAATGCCACGGTACCGGTGAGGAACCAGATAGCATAGCTGCGAACATCACCACTCTGCCATGGGCGGATGGTCTCGCCTGCCTCCTGTGTACCCCAAGCCATGAAGTTGAAGGTACCATCGATAACGTGACGGTCGAACCATGCGATTGGCTTTGAGAAGCAACCGAAGACAATCTTGTGGGTGAAGAACTGCCAAGCATCGTCGATATAGAAACGATTCAAGGCTGCCTTGTGCAACTTAGGCATCTTCTTAGCCAAAGCATCTGCCAATGGAGTCTTCTTAGGAGCATACATGTAAGTAGCCAGACCGATACCGATGATTGCAACAATCACAGATGTAGTTGCCACGCTCATGTCGATATGGATATCGTAGCTCTGACCTGTAGCAGATACGAAGTGACCGAATGGAATCAAACCGCAGAGGCAAGAGATGATGGCGAGGAATACCAATGGACCCCACATCACGAAAGGAACCTCCTGTGGCTTGCGACGGTTCTCTGGATCCAGCTCATAGTAGCTCTGTCCCCAGAAGATTACGTAGTAGAGACGGAACATGTAGAATGCGGTCATACCGGCTACCACTGTCATGAACCAGCCCATGAATGGAGAGAACTGGAAGCATGCTGAGATAATCTCATCCTTTGACCAGAAACCTGCGAATGGAGGAATACCTGCAATCGCCAAGCAACCGATGAGGAAGCAGATGTTGGTAATAGGCATGTACTTGTGCAAACCGCCCATGTAATCCTTGAAGTTGCTGCCGATGATGACGATGATGGCACCAGAGCAGAGGAAGAGCAATGCCTTGAACATAGCGTGGGTAAACAAGTGGAAGATACCAGCCATGTAACCCAAACCACCGTGGTGGTTATCTACTGCGAAGCAAACGCCGAGAGCTACGAGCATGTAGGCAATCTGAGAAATAGTAGAGAAAGCCAGACCACGCTTGATATCACGCTGGCAGCAAGCTACTGCTGCTGCATAGAATGCAGTGAAGGCTGCGATGTAAGCTACATAATGCAAAGCCTCAGGAGCATACTGTACCCAGATTGGGAAGAGGCTGGCTACCTGATAAACACCGGCTACAACCATGGTAGCAGCGTGGATCAACGCAGAAACAGGTGTTGGACCCTCCATCGCATCTGGCAACCAAATATGCAATGGGAACATCGCACTCTTACCGGCACCACCGATGAACATGAGGAACAACGCTGTTGGCATTACCCAAGCTGCACCTGCCAAAGCAGAGTTCAACTCTGGCTGAGCATTCAAGTCGTAGTTGAAGGTTCCTACGTAGAAGCTGTAGAACAGGATACCGATCAAGAAGAAGAGGTCAGCGAAACGGGTAACGATGAACGCCTTCTTGCTGGCATGAACTGCAGCATGCTTTGGATAGTAGAAACCGATGAGCAGGTATGAGCACACACCCACCAACTCCCAGAAAAGATACATCTGGAAGATGTTGGTAGCTACTACCAAGCCCAACATTGACATGGTGAAGAGGCTCAGGTAAGCGTAGAAACGCTGCATACCCTTCTCATATTCCTCAACCTTGTAGTTCTCATCACGCTCTGCCATATAGCCGAAACTGTAGATGTGAACCATGAAGCTGACGGTGGTAATCACGATGAGCATCAATACGGAGATTGGGCTCAGGCGGAAACCGATGTTGAAGGTGAGCAACTCAGTAAACTTCAACCATGTGAAATTAAATACGGTAACAGTTGGGTACATACCTGTTGAGGCATCGCGACCCACTGCAAAGAAGTACTCGTATGCTGTATAGACAGACATCGCGAATACACAGCCCATCAATACGGTACCGATGAGTGCTGCTACCGGTCTTTTCATCTTCATACCCACAAGTCCCAGAACCAGGAAGCTCAGGAATGGCAGAAGAAGTATCAAAAATGCATAATTGTATTCCATTGTCTTTTAGAATTTCATGTTTTCAATACTGTTCACCTGGTCACTGTGATAGTTGCGGTAAACGTTGATAATAATAGCGAGCGCTACGGCTGTCTCGGCTGCTGCTACTCCGATAGAGAACAATGTGAAGAAGAAACCTTCCAACTGTCCTGGGAAGAGGATGCGGTTGAACACAGCGAAGTTCAGGTCGGCTGCATTCAATACAAGCTCGATGGAGATGAGCATGGCAACGAGGTTACGGCGTGTACAGAAGCCATAGACTCCGATGAAGAACAAGAGTGCTGAGAGCACGAAGAAATATTGTACTGGAATCATTTCTTATCCTCCTTTCTTGCGATTAAGATACCACCGATGATACATGCCAACAGGAATACAGAGATAAACTCGAATGGCAATACATAGCCATACTTGTCAGCACCTACCAGTGCAGAACCTACCTGGTCCATTGGCACCTCGGTGTCGGCTACAGATGCAGCCATATCAATAAAGTGATTCTTCAACACGATGACTGCCAGGGTTACGAAACCTACGAGGCAGACGAGTGCGCGACCCAATACCTTGCTACCCTTCATGTGCTCCAGAAGTCCCTGGAGGGTACGCTTAGATACCAACTGGATGGCGAAGACGTAGAGGATGGTAATACCGCCCGCATATACGGAAATCTGAGCTGCACCCAGATAGGTATAGTCGAGCAGGAAGAACATACCTGCAATACCGAAGAGCACGAACAACAGGAAGGTTGCCGCACGCATGATACGCTTGGTAGCTACGCACATGATGGCTGAGCCAAGGATGACTACTGCCAAGATGACGAACATGAATAAATTTGCTGTTATCATTGTCTAAAGTCCTCCTTACTTAGTCTTGGTGTTAAACTTACCGATTTCCAATGGGGCACCACCCTCGATGAGGTTTGGAAGGCTGCCGCCCTTATAAACCTCCTTGTCAAGGTGCATCACCAACTTGTTGCGGTCGAAGACTGCATTCTCGAAATCGTTGACAAACTTGATTGCACCGAAGTTACATGCGTTGACACAGAGCTCGCAGAACATGCAGTCGCCCAAGTCGTACTGGTAATCCACCAACTTGCGCTTCTTCTTGCCTGTCTCTGGGTCCTCCACCATCTCGGTTACGATCTTGATGGTGTCGTTAGGGCATGACTTCTCACACAATGTACAACCCACACACTTGTAAGCCTCGTTCTCATCACGAACGAACACCAGGCGTCCACGGAAACGTGGAGAGATGTGGAGTGTAGTCTTGCGGTTCTCAGGATACTGCTCTGTGCTCTTTGGTGTGAAGTACTCCTTCATGGTTACCTTCATACCAGTAGCGAGGGTCTTCAAACCCGCTGCAATACCGCCGAAATATGAATTGTTAGACATACTTTCTTATTATTATAATTTTGTGTATTAAAGATTATCCGTGGAATCCGAATGCTACGCATACTGTCATCAAGATCAGGATGACCAGTGACAATGGCATCAGATACTTCCACTCCAACTTCAGAATCTGGTCGATACGCAGACGTGGGAATGTCCAACGTACCCACATCAGGAGCCATACCACGGCAAAGGTCTTACCGAAGAACCAGATGAAACCTGGGATGAGGTTCATCAGATTGTCGAAGCCCTCGATACCGATGTTCAATGGTGCCCAACCACCGAGGAATACGGTAGAAGCAATACCAGAAATCACGAA
The Segatella copri DNA segment above includes these coding regions:
- a CDS encoding NADH-quinone oxidoreductase subunit N, which encodes MNYSQFLNMIPEATLMIVLLITFIADFCSSKSADRKWFNPLVCLLMVAHIAFNIFPTEASEAFGGMYTTGPAAGVLKTILALGTLIVMVQAKEWLSRKDTAFKEGEFYMLIISTLLGMNMMVSANHFLLFFLGLEMASVPMACLVAFDKYRHNSAEAGAKFVLTATFSSGVMIYGISLLYAACGTLYFNDMAHVISASPLTIAGMVFFFSGLGFKISLVPFHFWTADSYQGAPTTVTGYLSVVSKGAAAFTLCAILMKVFQPMVEYWTVLLYIVIVLSITIANLFAIRQSDLKRFMAFSSISQAGYIMLAVVGNSAMSVSALTYYVLIYVVANLSVFTIISSIEEHNNGTVQMDSYNGLYKTNPRLAFLMTLALFSLGGIPPFAGMFSKFFVFMAAVGTHDIHTTLGAWAYGVVFIALVNTVISLYYYLLIVKAMFIKHSDNPLPTFQSACSTKLALAICTVGIVAFGICSFVFDWISVAVNA
- a CDS encoding complex I subunit 4 family protein, translating into MNLSIFVIVPLLMLLGLWLARNDKQVRGVMVAGASVLLALSIYLVFAFLEARETMPADQAPMLFTYCVPWFEPLHINYSLGVDGISVVMILLTSIIVFTGTFASWQMEPMKKEYFLWFTLLSIGVYGFFISIDMFTMFMFYEVALIPMYLLIGVWGSGAKEYSAMKLTLMLMGGSALLVIGILGIYFYSGAQTFEILDIAHHTNGAHAIPESVQNVFFPLLFIGFGILGALFPFHTWSPDGHASAPTAVSMLHAGVLMKLGGYGCFRIAMFLLPAATHGFWIKVFLVLTTISIVYGALSACVQTDLKYINAYSSVSHCGMVLFALCMMTETAATGAILQMLSHGLMTALFFAVIGMIYHQAGTRDVRYLGGLMKIIPFLSVGYAVAGLANLGLPGFSGFVAEMTIFVGSFQNADTFHRVCTIIACTSIVVTAVYILRCVGKILYQKVPNPKLEKLHDATWDERIAVAGLIACVAGLGMFPLWAEEIIMDAVGPIFSVIM
- the nuoL gene encoding NADH-quinone oxidoreductase subunit L; the encoded protein is MEYNYAFLILLLPFLSFLVLGLVGMKMKRPVAALIGTVLMGCVFAMSVYTAYEYFFAVGRDASTGMYPTVTVFNFTWLKFTELLTFNIGFRLSPISVLMLIVITTVSFMVHIYSFGYMAERDENYKVEEYEKGMQRFYAYLSLFTMSMLGLVVATNIFQMYLFWELVGVCSYLLIGFYYPKHAAVHASKKAFIVTRFADLFFLIGILFYSFYVGTFNYDLNAQPELNSALAGAAWVMPTALFLMFIGGAGKSAMFPLHIWLPDAMEGPTPVSALIHAATMVVAGVYQVASLFPIWVQYAPEALHYVAYIAAFTAFYAAAVACCQRDIKRGLAFSTISQIAYMLVALGVCFAVDNHHGGLGYMAGIFHLFTHAMFKALLFLCSGAIIVIIGSNFKDYMGGLHKYMPITNICFLIGCLAIAGIPPFAGFWSKDEIISACFQFSPFMGWFMTVVAGMTAFYMFRLYYVIFWGQSYYELDPENRRKPQEVPFVMWGPLVFLAIISCLCGLIPFGHFVSATGQSYDIHIDMSVATTSVIVAIIGIGLATYMYAPKKTPLADALAKKMPKLHKAALNRFYIDDAWQFFTHKIVFGCFSKPIAWFDRHVIDGTFNFMAWGTQEAGETIRPWQSGDVRSYAIWFLTGTVALTLCLLALL
- the nuoK gene encoding NADH-quinone oxidoreductase subunit NuoK, whose translation is MIPVQYFFVLSALLFFIGVYGFCTRRNLVAMLISIELVLNAADLNFAVFNRILFPGQLEGFFFTLFSIGVAAAETAVALAIIINVYRNYHSDQVNSIENMKF
- a CDS encoding NADH-quinone oxidoreductase subunit J — translated: MITANLFMFVILAVVILGSAIMCVATKRIMRAATFLLFVLFGIAGMFFLLDYTYLGAAQISVYAGGITILYVFAIQLVSKRTLQGLLEHMKGSKVLGRALVCLVGFVTLAVIVLKNHFIDMAASVADTEVPMDQVGSALVGADKYGYVLPFEFISVFLLACIIGGILIARKEDKK
- a CDS encoding NuoI/complex I 23 kDa subunit family protein — translated: MSNNSYFGGIAAGLKTLATGMKVTMKEYFTPKSTEQYPENRKTTLHISPRFRGRLVFVRDENEAYKCVGCTLCEKSCPNDTIKIVTEMVEDPETGKKKRKLVDYQYDLGDCMFCELCVNACNFGAIKFVNDFENAVFDRNKLVMHLDKEVYKGGSLPNLIEGGAPLEIGKFNTKTK